CTAACTGTCCATCTATAATTTTATTAAAATATTCCGGGGCCTTATTTAAAGTAAAGCAGCCACTATAGCCAGTACTCCTATGATGGAAACTCCAGCTACAGTAGGATAGAATTGTTTGTAGGTGAATATGGGAGAGAATGCACTGAGTACTGCCATGAACATTGGGAAGAGCAGTGCCACGATCAGGGTGATGATGAATGATGGGTTCAGGATGTTAGGCGCTATTCCCAAGAATAGGGTGGAAAATAGGGTGGTTAGTGTGAACATCAGGAATCCACGGGTTATGTAGACATATGCCCTATATTTGGCAGCGTATTCCATGTAGGGCCCTTCTATAACATCAGGTTTGCCCTTTAGTATGGAGAAGGGATACTCATTTAGGAGAATCATGTATCCAATGAAGAATACAATGGCCCCCAGCACTCCCGCCACACTGAACAGGATGGGTCCGTGCACCTGCTGGTAGTTGATGATGTCCTGGAGGTAGATGCTTCCAGTCCGGGCCACTGCCACGAACAGGGCAATGTACAGGGGGAAAGAACCGAATGCTATAAGTCTGAATGCCCTTAGACTACTCAGGTCTTCGAAGAATGATTGTGGTGTCTCGGGATGGGCAGCGCCTTTAGCCTTATCCGGGAAGGGCATACGTACTGACATTACTGAACGAGACAAACTTCCCATAAACATGTACATGACTTCCTCCACTTTCAGGAATCCTATAAGGGCAATTACACTGGCCAGTGCTCCTAAAAAGTACATTTCAGGGATGAGGAATAATAACAGGATTACCACCACTATTAGACTTATAATGGGTAAGGCATTGTAGAGTCTTGGCATTGATGACTCGGGAGTGATGGTCTGTTTGAAGAAGAATTTAAGGGGAGCCATGACCCCTGGGCTGGTAATGGGAGGGCCTACCCTCTGCTGGATCCGGGCGTGAATGAACTTCCGTTCAATACCCGGTAAGAAGAGGCTCACTATGAAGGCCACCACCAGGGTGCCTATTACTGCTATTACTGAATATATAAGGTCCATGGTTTATTTCTCCTCATAACTTAATGATCTCAATTGCCCGGTCAGTGCAGGTGAAACAAGGATCACATTGCACAACACAAAGCTGGGCATCAGTTATATGATGACCAATAGCTGAGTACTGCATAGCTCCAATGTTGGCCATGGATGGTGTTCGGATGACACAGTTTCTTACCCGCCCATCTTCCAGGGCATAGGAATGATAAAGTGTTCCCCGTGGAGCTTCAATGTAACTCTTGGTTATGGGAGTGTCCTGCATCTCCCAACTTCTATTGGTTATAGGGCCATCTGGAAGGTCACGTATTGCCTGGCGTATGATTTTGATGGCCTCAAAATTTTCAAAAACCCTCATCAGTAGTTGAGATTTCACATCGCCATCATCCTGGGTGATTACCTCAAAATCAAATGGATAATATTCAAACATTTCAGTTCGGAGGTCTGATTTAACCCCAGTAGCTCGTAGGGTTGGTCCAGAACAGGCCAGGCGCAATGCGTCTTTCTGACTGGTTACTCCCACACCGGTGATTCTGCTCATTACCATTGGGTCAGAGACAAAACGATCTGCAAATGCAGTGAGTTTCTCTTCAACCAGATCCATTCCTGCAGTTAATTTTTTGATGCGCATTTCATCTAGTTCACAGCGTGGTCTGACTCCCCCCAGCACTGCTGAACCGTATTGTACCCGGTTACCACCTATCATTTCCAGGAGGTCCATTATTGTTTCCCGGATGTAGAAAATACGCATTGAAAATGTTTCATGGCCAAGTACTTCACTTCCATGAGCTAGATAGAGTAAATGGCTATGTAATCGTTCTAATTCTCCCATTATGACCCGGATATAAATTGCCCGTTCGGGCACATCTATTTCCAGGGCTGTTTCTGCCACCCGGCATGAGTTCCAGATGTGGATGTTGGAACATATTCCACAGATCTTTTCGGTGAGGCTGTTGGCCTTTTCCACTGGCAGGCCTTCCATGATCCGTTCCACTCCTCGGTGGTTGACTCCCACAGTCATCTCCGCATCGCGGACGATTTCATCTTCCACAAAGAGTCTTAGCCGGTATGGTTCTAGTGCGGCAGGGTGAACAGTTCCCATTGGAACTTCTGCCTCTATAACCATCCGGTTTTCTTTCTTATCGTCCATTATGTTACACCTTCATGAGTTTTAAATTATATCCTCAGTTTTTTAAGTGAATTTTATGGTTAATTTTTTTTTATTCAGCATTCAACAGTAAGGGTAGTGCTGACACCAGTCCAGCCACCACATCCTGGGGACGGACCGCACATCCTGGTACTTTTGCATCAACTGGTATTATCTGATCCACGGGTCCGGCAATTTCCTCGGAGGGTATGTCTCCGTGACAGTTTTTATAAACTCCCCCCATTAGGGCACAGGCCCCGGCAGCTACAACTGCTTTTGGTTCGGGTATTGCTTTGTAAATTTCTCGGAGTGGCTGTTCATTTTGTTTGGTTACCGGTCCAGTGACCACCAGGACATCTGCTTCCCGTGGATTCCAGGTTAAAAATACCTTGTACTGTTCCGCGTCAAATTTAGGAGATAATATGCAGTTAACAATTTCTATGTCACAGCCATTGCATCCTCCTGTGTACACCAACATCACGTGTACAGCTCGACCCCTGGAATATGATTTCAGGCTCATATGATTCCTCTTAAAGATTTTGTGGATTTTTAGTTAAATTAAATCTCTTATCTATTTTTTTATTCTCTTCTTTTTCTTAGGATGGTGTTATCTGCTAAGTACTGGGATATAAATGCTATTTTATCTTCGGATATCTTCACTGGTTTTTCAAGTAGTTGAGATATGTCCGAATCGACTTTACCCACGTCGTTGGGATGTATGGTTCCTGCTTTCCCAAATAACGCATATAATGGGCAGAAATCGTGACAATAATAGCAGACAACACATTTTTCACTATGTAGGACTGGTAACTGGGTTTTGGTCAGCCCCTCCATGAGTTCCACTGGTTCATCCAGATCCACCATTTCTATGGCTTCAGTGGGGCAGACATTACTGCAACCACCACAACCAATACAGGATACTTCGGCCACCTTTTCAGTTGGTGTTACCCGACCTTCCAGGATCATGTTCCGTACTTCCCTATCTGTAACCCGGTCACTGGCAAATATGATCCTTTTAAGGTTGGTGAAGGCTCCTTCCAGGAATATCAGGAATAAATTAGTCATTTTGCCACCTCGAATTCCCTTTCAAATAATATGGCCCTGGCTGGGCAGGCATTGCTGCAGGCGCCACAGTAAGTGCACTTGGAATCATCCACCACAATTTTACCATCTGCATCCTCAGTTATAGCTTCTTCAGGACATATTTTAGTGCATAATTTACAGTTCATACACATTTTATCCATGACAAAGGTAAATCCATCCTTAATGGTTTTCTTGCGCATGGTAGTGGTGGGTATTGCATTTACAGGACAGTGAATAGCACATTTCTCACAAAGTACACATTTTTTAGTGTCAACTTCTATGGTGCCCCTGCGCAGGGTTACAGCATCTTTGGGACAGACTTCTGCACATATTCCACAGGATATACAGTCCTCAGTGACTGATCCATCCCAGGTTACGTGTTTGACACTGCGGGCTTCGTTTACATCACAGGCCTTGACACATCTACCACAGGAAACACAGAATCCTTTAATCTTCCTTTCAGTGTCTTCTGAAAGTCGTAGGGTTCCCACGGGACAGGCATCAATACAGGCCATGGTTTCACAGTCCTCGCACAGGGTGGGATCATAACGCAGATGCCCGTTTACCATTTTTAGTGCTCCACCTTCACATGCATCGGCACATAAGCCACAGTTGAGGCAGGAGATGATTTTTCCTTCCAGTTCTTCTCCTTCTTCCAGTTTTTTGATTTTCACCTGGAAGTCATCCACGTATATGGCCTTGTTGGGACATTCCTGCAAACATTTTAGGCATACTGTGCATTTTTCAGGGTCAATGGTGCAGTTTTCTATGGCTCCCACTGGACAGACATCTTCACAGACCCGGCACTCCGTACATTTACCCTGGGGTTCCACATCCACCATTATCGCCTCGGTGGGGCAGTAATACTCGCAACGTCGGCATAGGGTGCATTTTTCTGTGTCAGTGACCAGACTGGTTCTTTCAGTAACATCCTCTTCCTTTTTAGAGCGCATGGGAGGTTGAACTGTGAGGTTTAATGATTCCAGGAACTGGACTTGGCGGTCTTCGATTACATCATAGGCATCTATTCTAGCCTTTTCTGGGCAGGATGGAACACATATCCCACATCTGGAACAGATCCCCTTAACCACCCCATCTTCTATTCGAATATTGTTAACGGGACAGGTGAGTTCACAGACACCACAGGCATTACATTTAGCACGGTCCACAACGTATCCCCCGTATTTGTTACGGAAGATGGCCCGGTTAGGACAGGCTTCCATGCAGGCACCGCAGGTTATGCAGCTGAAGGCTTTGCCATCAATAAGGCGGATTGCTCCAGTAGGGCATTCCTGGATGCATTCTCCAATGCCTTTGCATTTGTTGGTTGTTAGAAACATAAGTTTATACTCCGAATTGATTTTTTTGTTTCTGGTGATTATTATTTTCTAAATTAACGTTGAAACCGATCCAGTTATCCTGAATTTTCATCTCAACTCTTAAATAACTGATTTTAGGTTAAATTCTGCTTGTTCAACTCAACTACCATATTATTTTATTAGTTTTCCGTTTGAGGTTTAGTGCCTCTTCCAAAAGTTAATTTACCTAAAATGATACCCACTGCTGCAGCCACAAAACCGCTGGCTAATGGAACATCAATATAATATGGGAACGGGCCCAGTTCATAGGCCATTATGAAGGCCACAATTATGAATACTAAGTATACTGGAGCGGTAAATTTCAATCCACTCTGGGGAACATCCCTGATTCGGGTTCCCAGGACAAATCCCAGTAAGAGTCCCAGTAATAGGGGGCCGATATAGATGTTTATCATTTATTCGACCTCCTCATAATCCAGTTCTTCTGCATCGGGTTCAGGTGAACTTTTCTCATACTCTTTGAATCCCATAAATGATATTACCACGGCGGTTAAACCTACCATGACCTTTAATCCAACTGCAAAGTTAAGGTAGGGTAATATTCCAGCATGGGTGGGGTCAGGGTAGTCAAACATATTCTGTATGGCCACTGGTACTATGTGGTAGATGTCCACTCCCAGGTTGTAGAGGTAGAATCCGGAAAAAACCAGTCCGGCTATTCCCAGGAAAACGAATAGCAAAGCACCTACACTTTCCACTCCCGCCAGAAAATCATGGGAAAGATGTAGTGGGCTGTCTTTAAGTCCGTAAACGATTAGACAGAATATTAAAGCTGCTGCTATCATTGCTCCGCCCTGAAATCCTCCTCCAGGGGTGATGTGCCCTCCCAGTATGGTGAGGACACCCAGGCACATGATGACCATTGCTGCTGGGAATACGAATATTTTAAGTATGGTGCTCATTTATTTACCTCCCAGTTGGACTCTGCCCCGTCCAAATACCAGTAAAACGGCGATAACTGCGGTTACCAGGATAAGGGCTTCACCTAGAGTATCATAACCTCTCCAATCAAACACCACTATGGTTACCATATTGGGGGCTATTTTAGGACCCACGTAATTGTAGATATAACTTATACCGGGATATATCATCTGTTTGAAGTGATATGTGGATTCAAATATTGTAACTGCGAATATAAAGAGGGAAAATCCCATTATAATTTTTCTTAATCCTTCAGACATTCAAATTCCCCCAGTAGAATAGGGTAATTACTATGGCCAGAGCCAACATGACATAGAACATCATAGAGGCCATTGAATCATTCTGTTCCTTTTTGAATCGGG
This DNA window, taken from Methanobacterium subterraneum, encodes the following:
- a CDS encoding NADH-quinone oxidoreductase subunit B family protein, coding for MSLKSYSRGRAVHVMLVYTGGCNGCDIEIVNCILSPKFDAEQYKVFLTWNPREADVLVVTGPVTKQNEQPLREIYKAIPEPKAVVAAGACALMGGVYKNCHGDIPSEEIAGPVDQIIPVDAKVPGCAVRPQDVVAGLVSALPLLLNAE
- a CDS encoding EhbH, with protein sequence MSEGLRKIIMGFSLFIFAVTIFESTYHFKQMIYPGISYIYNYVGPKIAPNMVTIVVFDWRGYDTLGEALILVTAVIAVLLVFGRGRVQLGGK
- a CDS encoding MnhB domain-containing protein; translated protein: MSTILKIFVFPAAMVIMCLGVLTILGGHITPGGGFQGGAMIAAALIFCLIVYGLKDSPLHLSHDFLAGVESVGALLFVFLGIAGLVFSGFYLYNLGVDIYHIVPVAIQNMFDYPDPTHAGILPYLNFAVGLKVMVGLTAVVISFMGFKEYEKSSPEPDAEELDYEEVE
- a CDS encoding respiratory chain complex I subunit 1 family protein gives rise to the protein MDLIYSVIAVIGTLVVAFIVSLFLPGIERKFIHARIQQRVGPPITSPGVMAPLKFFFKQTITPESSMPRLYNALPIISLIVVVILLLFLIPEMYFLGALASVIALIGFLKVEEVMYMFMGSLSRSVMSVRMPFPDKAKGAAHPETPQSFFEDLSSLRAFRLIAFGSFPLYIALFVAVARTGSIYLQDIINYQQVHGPILFSVAGVLGAIVFFIGYMILLNEYPFSILKGKPDVIEGPYMEYAAKYRAYVYITRGFLMFTLTTLFSTLFLGIAPNILNPSFIITLIVALLFPMFMAVLSAFSPIFTYKQFYPTVAGVSIIGVLAIVAALL
- a CDS encoding 4Fe-4S binding protein, giving the protein MFLTTNKCKGIGECIQECPTGAIRLIDGKAFSCITCGACMEACPNRAIFRNKYGGYVVDRAKCNACGVCELTCPVNNIRIEDGVVKGICSRCGICVPSCPEKARIDAYDVIEDRQVQFLESLNLTVQPPMRSKKEEDVTERTSLVTDTEKCTLCRRCEYYCPTEAIMVDVEPQGKCTECRVCEDVCPVGAIENCTIDPEKCTVCLKCLQECPNKAIYVDDFQVKIKKLEEGEELEGKIISCLNCGLCADACEGGALKMVNGHLRYDPTLCEDCETMACIDACPVGTLRLSEDTERKIKGFCVSCGRCVKACDVNEARSVKHVTWDGSVTEDCISCGICAEVCPKDAVTLRRGTIEVDTKKCVLCEKCAIHCPVNAIPTTTMRKKTIKDGFTFVMDKMCMNCKLCTKICPEEAITEDADGKIVVDDSKCTYCGACSNACPARAILFEREFEVAK
- a CDS encoding hydrogenase large subunit, with protein sequence MDDKKENRMVIEAEVPMGTVHPAALEPYRLRLFVEDEIVRDAEMTVGVNHRGVERIMEGLPVEKANSLTEKICGICSNIHIWNSCRVAETALEIDVPERAIYIRVIMGELERLHSHLLYLAHGSEVLGHETFSMRIFYIRETIMDLLEMIGGNRVQYGSAVLGGVRPRCELDEMRIKKLTAGMDLVEEKLTAFADRFVSDPMVMSRITGVGVTSQKDALRLACSGPTLRATGVKSDLRTEMFEYYPFDFEVITQDDGDVKSQLLMRVFENFEAIKIIRQAIRDLPDGPITNRSWEMQDTPITKSYIEAPRGTLYHSYALEDGRVRNCVIRTPSMANIGAMQYSAIGHHITDAQLCVVQCDPCFTCTDRAIEIIKL
- a CDS encoding 4Fe-4S binding protein, which translates into the protein MTNLFLIFLEGAFTNLKRIIFASDRVTDREVRNMILEGRVTPTEKVAEVSCIGCGGCSNVCPTEAIEMVDLDEPVELMEGLTKTQLPVLHSEKCVVCYYCHDFCPLYALFGKAGTIHPNDVGKVDSDISQLLEKPVKISEDKIAFISQYLADNTILRKRRE
- a CDS encoding energy-converting hydrogenase B subunit J, with protein sequence MINIYIGPLLLGLLLGFVLGTRIRDVPQSGLKFTAPVYLVFIIVAFIMAYELGPFPYYIDVPLASGFVAAAVGIILGKLTFGRGTKPQTEN